One genomic segment of Huiozyma naganishii CBS 8797 chromosome 8, complete genome includes these proteins:
- the TIM13 gene encoding protein translocase subunit TIM13 (similar to Saccharomyces cerevisiae TIM13 (YGR181W); ancestral locus Anc_5.188) — translation MGLFSREKSNENAAPAVSQGDSKITDQLKGQIKQEIAVANATELVSKASESCFNLCLQKPYNTNNDTCIDQCLAKYLRSWNIISKTYVSRIQEAANAGEI, via the coding sequence ATGGGTCTGTTTAGTAGAGAGAAATCCAACGAGAACGCAGCTCCAGCAGTTTCTCAAGGGGATTCTAAAATCACGGACCAGTTGAAGGGCCAAATCAAGCAGGAAATAGCAGTAGCAAATGCCACCGAGCTTGTAAGCAAAGCCTCCGAAAGTTGTTTCAACCTGTGCTTACAAAAACCATACAACACCAATAACGATACGTGTATAGATCAATGTCTGGCCAAATACCTGCGGAGCTGGAACATCATCTCCAAGACGTACGTCAGCAGGATCCAAGAGGCCGCTAATGCCGGGGAGATTTAA
- the UBR1 gene encoding E3 ubiquitin-protein ligase UBR1 (similar to Saccharomyces cerevisiae UBR1 (YGR184C); ancestral locus Anc_5.190) translates to MDTTQLKGHVRSTLLGIHELEHFKNIRGPGDRTDMDHSLKALVYKYLYFAISDQGAQLPKLFPGRSDFPVSFDQALDVNYKEDYYKVSSQTVSKSKQFRHKGRNCGRKFRLGEPLYRCQECGYDDTCVLCINCFNPKDHEGHHIYTDICNDFTSGICDCGDEEAWLSPLHCKAEEDGEDEIMDSDDAEFDEEIIESVLMEIFDYIIDLFNQNFEPLPTFTKEITFKLREFVQKENKSQIDELLNDVAYKNERIATPEAPSNYTVMIYNDEYHNYSQASMALRQGVPDNIHTDLLTSRIDSEGRAMLKCAEDISSLMDGYFAVQTNGLSATMTSWTEYVHQETAKYLIFWCNHCLTIPNPDFQHAFRNALGKVLCDEYTKASVSINMTSSIEKYFAEKIPLSNPYRFLDVSLLNEKNGIPLGHHKRLAASSLDQISNTLNEYEQGTERTYFNSRLQYILFFDNRYWKKLRKELQNLIIPTLSSSIIYKPIFCENVVQIFNHISRSITFMDREPQLTALRECIVQLFTCPTNAMMIFTHKNNYFTDIMWSIIDIFVDFCKLENGNLVWQRVQRTNPTKSFNISFKQALYTVEILLSKVDNPSIILQPAEFISIVTLCKFFNGAWKIKRKEGEHVLHEDQHFIPYLEFTTSVYSIIQTIDNSLTNHGCDERLLTNAIRLMNSFLSHKSLTYKLTNGSHEIVKFSVSSERVAFMNPILNFFFLLIEKVPLSKAYETIVYQDASPDQQQNNEAYNDAKDDFDFLKISDFALRSVVLCSQIDIGFWVRNGMSVLHQASYYKNNPELNSYSRDIHLNQLAFLWEFDDTPRVIYNMLDRWELLAWFNGEVSFKQTVYGDKISLMIQQFLSFVYQVLTERQFFQTFDSVSEKKMHQIKEAIIYNLYAKPLPYSKLLRLVPDYFTENSANFDAALSEVSNFIEPRGLADNGVFKLKEIFYSKIDPLKLLNLGNEFESSATIIKTHLAKGKKDEVTKVVLQPQLISPKHMDEGARNLGFFTKGPVFVKIVYKLLQTALDNKDGAYLNELLHLIHAIFKDDELLNGKDSLIECYINLPICSLLLAIINSKSETFSEHIVNKADYLLERMIIKKSPEIFESLITSFGSSCVEEYKSRKLNQGVNLEESEREKRRRLAKKHQAKMLAKFNNLQSKFMKENEDEFDGINDSVEVDGDIDMITGEKSIEVNEFTCSLCQDDKSEDVFVIPAYHDYSPIFRGCDITDPSQFAQPWKGFQNNAELAVNSSEHDVKSLQDDSSVNLRKVFVSCNHHIHHNCFRRYIQKKRFSSTAFICPLCQSFSNCILPIHSTSKVNTGLSVDSFLNEEISVTLLARTLKTLSAVDFKNLISIFDLVYSDCLSFNRDYRKTDGFKDQDTALVLAQFWANTISMLEISSRLDSKPHAEFLTGREQKYKTLGNILVCIILQCYTMGLPNLKFEPFTAENANAYNYNALFQFIVRECLFGGRPMRSVISEGLRVYAWQVTAQFLFAESDKDINEKYERASANGAKFFPINTEINSLLGQLLLRDDNRNLQDREKVCSMAYTSTLRHIVPTLRRCLIMLKVLHNVLEEDNTAVFTVKGVDVESTLKLEETMELPAYVDWMLGLMTSYDSFGDLLRNALRCNVDNDLNIAPMLRRLPHEHCGLVKLVDLSTYLNTYVTNTREIKLREENQYIKNAKNRLDFKICLTCGVKIYQRTDHHEMTRHLNKNCFKSFGVFLIPNTSEVCLILTNPPSHIFISAPYLNSHGETGRNAMKRGDLTTLSLKRYEHLNRLWINNEIPGYISRVMGDEFRVSILSNGFLFAFNRDPRIRRAPFAGRTTEDEDDDDGAMDDEDDEDDDAGAFGDYYAEDDRDNDVLDDERFIGGMGGPNGGAGGDVRDFFQIFENFRNVMGEAVEGEGEGDEEREPGINFTAPLIQLLGPPLRRAFNTNAGANVDSDADADADANTDPMQEEQPEDDDQGDRDGDQGDDSRTVF, encoded by the coding sequence ATGGACACTACACAATTAAAAGGTCATGTCAGATCCACTCTCTTGGGTATTCATGAACTTGAACATTTTAAAAATATAAGGGGCCCAGGCGATAGGACTGACATGGACCATTCGTTGAAGGCTTTGGTGTACAAGTATCTGTATTTTGCAATCAGTGACCAAGGTGCACAACTTCCTAAGCTTTTCCCGGGTCGGTCCGATTTTCCAGTATCCTTTGATCAAGCTTTGGACGTCAACTACAAGGAGGACTATTATAAAGTCAGTAGTCAAACTGTATCAAAGAGTAAGCAATTTAGACATAAAGGCAGAAATTGTGGCAGAAAGTTCCGATTGGGCGAACCCCTTTATAGGTGCCAGGAGTGCGGCTACGATGATACATGTGTCCTCTGTATCAACTGTTTTAACCCAAAAGATCATGAGGGCCACCATATATATACGGATATCTGCAATGATTTTACAAGCGGTATCTGTGACTGTGGCGATGAGGAGGCATGGTTGAGTCCACTCCATTGTAAAGCTGAGGAAGATGGTGAGGACGAGATTATGGACTCCGATGACGCTGAGTTTGACGAGGAGATTATAGAATCGGTGCTGATGGAGATATTCGATTATATCATCGATTTGTTCAaccaaaattttgaaccatTGCCAACTTTCACAAAAGAGATCACATTTAAACTAAGggaatttgttcaaaaggaaaataaGAGCCAAATAGACGAGCTACTGAACGATGTGGCCTACAAGAATGAACGTATTGCAACCCCAGAAGCGCCCAGTAACTACACTGTGATGATATACAACGATGAGTACCACAATTACTCGCAAGCAAGTATGGCACTCAGACAAGGTGTCCCAGATAATATACATACTGATCTTCTTACTTCTAGGATAGATAGTGAGGGGAGAGCCATGCTAAAGTGTGCGGAGGACATTAGCAGTCTGATGGATGGGTACTTCGCTGTACAGACCAACGGATTAAGCGCAACGATGACATCGTGGACAGAATATGTTCATCAGGAAACAGCAAAATACCTCATCTTTTGGTGTAATCATTGCCTAACTATCCCAAACCCAGACTTCCAGCATGCTTTCAGGAATGCCCTTGGTAAGGTACTGTGTGACGAGTACACTAAGGCAAGTGTGTCCATTAACATGACAAGCTCAATTGAGAAATATTTCGCCGAAAAAATACCTCTTAGCAACCCTTATAGATTCTTGGATGTGTCATTgttgaacgaaaaaaatggtATTCCATTAGGTCATCATAAACGTCTCGCGGCATCAAGTCTGGATCAGATATCAAATACGTTAAATGAATACGAACAAGGAACGGAAAGGACATACTTTAACTCAAGATTGCAGTATATCTTGTTTTTCGATAACAGGTATTGGAAAAAACTAAGAAAGGAGTTGCAAAATCTGATAATCCCAACGCTTTCTTCATCGATAATTTACAAACCTATTTTCTGTGAGAATGTGGTCCAAATATTCAACCACATCAGTAGGTCGATAACTTTTATGGACAGAGAGCCCCAGTTAACTGCCCTGAGAGAGTGCATTGTTCAATTATTTACCTGTCCAACAAATGCGATGATGATATTCACACATAAGAACAATTACTTTACCGATATTATGTGGTCGATTATCGATATTTTTGTCGATTTTTGTAAACTTGAAAACGGTAATCTGGTTTGGCAAAGAGTCCAAAGAACAAACCCGACCAAAAGTTTTAACATTTCGTTTAAACAAGCACTCTACACTGTGGAAATTTTGTTGAGTAAAGTTGATAACCCAAGCATCATACTACAACCTGCGGAATTCATATCGATCGTTACGTTGTGCAAATTCTTCAATGGTGCCTGGAAAATCAAACGCAAGGAGGGTGAGCATGTCTTACACGAAGATCAGCATTTTATTCCGTATCTGGAATTTACCACTTCTGTTTACTCCATCATTCAAACAATTGACAATAGTCTAACGAATCATGGTTGCGATGAACGGCTGCTAACAAACGCCATCCGATTAATGAACTCGTTTTTGAGTCACAAATCTCTGACCTACAAACTGACAAATGGTTCCCATGAGATCGTCAAATTCAGTGTCAGCTCTGAAAGAGTTGCATTCATGAACCCCATCCtaaacttttttttccttttgatAGAGAAAGTTCCCTTGTCCAAAGCATATGAAACCATAGTTTATCAGGATGCATCACCCgatcaacaacaaaataatgaagCATATAACGATGCGAAAGATGATTTtgactttttgaaaatatcagaTTTTGCCCTGAGGTCCGTTGTGTTATGTTCCCAAATCGACATTGGGTTTTGGGTGCGAAATGGTATGTCGGTGCTTCATCAAGCATCCTACTATAAGAATAATCCGGAATTGAACTCCTACTCCAGGGATATTCATCTTAATCAACTAGCTTTCTTGTGGGAATTTGATGATACGCCACGTGTTATCTATAATATGTTAGACAGATGGGAACTTTTGGCATGGTTTAATGGGGAAGTTTCTTTCAAACAAACGGTATATGGAGATAAGATATCCTTGATGATTCAACAGTTTTTGTCCTTTGTTTATCAAGTTTTGACAGAAAGACAATTTTTCCAAACATTTGACTCCGTCTCGGAAAAGAAGATGCATCAAATCAAAGAGGCAATAATTTACAACCTGTATGCCAAGCCGCTTCCTTATTCGAAGTTACTTAGATTGGTACCTGATTACTTTACAGAGAATTCAGCGAACTTTGATGCAGCTTTGAGTGAAGTTTCGAACTTTATTGAGCCAAGAGGTCTGGCTGATAATGGTGTGTTTAAGTTAAAGGAAATTTTCTATTCCAAGATTGACCCACTGAAACTTCTAAACCTTGGAAATGAGTTTGAAAGTAGCGCAACTATCATTAAAACGCATTTGGCTAAGGGCAAAAAGGATGAGGTTACTAAGGTCGTACTACAGCCACAACTGATCTCACCTAAGCATATGGATGAAGGGGCAAGGAACTTGGGCTTTTTCACTAAGGGTCCGGTTTTTGTTAAAATAGTCTACAAATTATTACAAACTGCATTAGACAATAAAGATGGGGCATATTTGAATGAATTGCTTCACCTTATCCATGCTATATTTAAGGACGACGAATTATTGAATGGGAAAGATTCTCTGATAGAATGCTACATTAACTTACCCATATGCAGTCTGCTGTTGGCTATCATCAATAGCAAAAGTGAAACATTTTCTGAGCATATTGTCAACAAGGCAGACTATCTACTGGAAAGAATGATTATCAAAAAGTCCCCGGAGATTTTTGAATCCTTGATAACCTCATTTGGCTCTAGTtgtgttgaagaatataAATCTAGGAAATTGAACCAAGGAGTTAATTTGGAAGAGAGTGAGCgtgaaaaaagaaggaggcTTGCCAAAAAACACCAAGCAAAGATGCTAGCCAAGTTTAATAATCTTCAGAGCAAGTTTATGAAGGAAAACGAGGATGAATTTGATGGGATAAACGATTCTGTTGAAGTAGACGGTGATATTGATATGATTACAGGGGAGAAGAGTATCGAGGTGAATGAGTTCACCTGCTCTTTGTGTCAAGATGATAAATCTGAGGATGTTTTCGTCATCCCGGCGTACCACGATTACTCACCAATTTTCAGAGGGTGTGATATTACAGACCCTTCTCAATTTGCGCAGCCTTGGAAAggttttcaaaataatgCAGAACTTGCTGTCAATAGTTCGGAGCACGATGTAAAGTCCCTTCAGGACGACAGTTCGGTGAACTTGAGAAAAGTATTCGTCTCTTGTAACCACCATATTCATCATAACTGTTTCAGGCGTTACATACAGAAAAAGAGgttttcatcaacagcatTCATCTGTCCATTATGCCAATCGTTCTCTAACTGCATACTACCAATCCATTCTACTTCGAAAGTTAATACTGGTTTAAGTGTTGATTCCTTTTTAAACGAGGAAATATCTGTCACTCTTTTGGCCCGTACTTTAAAGACACTGAGTGCCGTCGACTTCAAGAATCTGATTTCTATATTTGATCTGGTCTATTCTGACTGTCTATCTTTTAATAGAGATTATAGGAAAACAGATGGTTTCAAGGATCAAGACACCGCCCTAGTGCTAGCACAATTCTGGGCCAACACCATCTCGATGTTGGAGATTTCGTCTCGGTTAGATAGCAAGCCACATGCAGAGTTTCTCACGGGCCGGGAGCAGAAATACAAAACGCTGGGGAATATCTTGGTTTGTATCATTTTGCAGTGTTACACGATGGGTCTTCCAAATCTGAAATTTGAACCATTTACAGCCGAGAATGCCAATGCATATAACTACAATGCTTTGTTCCAGTTTATTGTGAGGGAGTGTCTATTTGGTGGGAGACCGATGCGTAGTGTTATATCCGAAGGTCTACGCGTATATGCGTGGCAAGTTACCGCTCAGTTCTTATTTGCGGAGAGCGATAAAGACATTAATGAGAAATATGAAAGGGCGTCAGCTAATGGAGCGAAATTCTTCCCCATCAATACCGAGATTAATAGCTTGCTTGGACAGTTATTACTGAGGGATGACAACAGAAATCTACAGGATCGCGAAAAAGTGTGCTCTATGGCTTACACTAGTACTCTGAGACACATAGTCCCGACATTGAGAAGGTGTTTAATTATGCTAAAAGTGTTGCATAATGTCTTGGAGGAAGATAATACAGCAGTTTTCACCGTAAAAGGTGTCGACGTGGAatcaactttgaagttagAAGAAACGATGGAACTTCCCGCGTATGTCGATTGGATGCTTGGTCTCATGACGTCATACGATTCCTTTGGTGACCTTTTGAGGAATGCCCTTCGTTGCAATGTAGACAACGATTTGAATATTGCCCCAATGTTGCGGCGTTTGCCTCATGAGCATTGTGGTTTGGTCAAACTGGTTGACCTATCCACCTATTTGAACACTTACGTCACGAACACGAGGGAAATCAAGTTGAGGGAGGAGAACCAGTATATCAAGAACGCGAAGAATAGATTAGATTTCAAGATTTGCCTGACATGTGGTGTCAAGATATACCAAAGAACTGATCACCACGAGATGACACGCCATTTGAATAagaactgtttcaagtcGTTTGGTGTTTTCTTAATACCAAACACTTCAGAGGTGTGTCTTATCTTGACCAACCCTCCATCCCATATCTTTATCTCTGCACCATACCTGAACTCCCATGGGGAGACCGGGAGGAACGCGATGAAGCGTGGGGATCTGACCACTCTAAGTTTGAAACGGTATGAGCACCTGAACCGACTTTGGATCAACAACGAAATTCCCGGGTACATTAGCAGGGTGATGGGTGATGAGTTCAGAGTGAGTATCCTGTCTAACGGTTTCTTATTTGCATTTAACAGAGATCCAAGGATAAGAAGGGCGCCCTTTGCGGGAAGAACTACtgaagacgaagatgacgatgacggtGCCATggatgatgaagacgatgaggacgatgatgCAGGCGCCTTCGGAGATTACTACGCGGAGGACGATCGTGATAATGACGTCCTGGACGATGAGAGGTTCATCGGCGGTATGGGCGGTCCCAATGGAGGTGCCGGCGGTGACGTTCGTGATTTTTTCCAGATCTTCGAGAACTTTAGAAACGTCATGGGTGAGGCAGTTGAGGGCGAAGGTGAGGGCGATGAGGAGCGCGAGCCCGGTATTAACTTCACTGCACCATTGATCCAGCTTCTCGGACCACCGTTGCGGAGAGCGTTCAACACCAATGCTGGTGCCAACGTCGATTCCGATGCTGACGCGGATGCTGATGCCAACACGGACCCGATGCAAGAGGAGCAACCGGAGGACGATGACCAGGGCGACCGTGACGGTGATCAGGGCGACGACTCGAGAACGGTCTTCTGA
- the HGH1 gene encoding Hgh1p (similar to Saccharomyces cerevisiae HGH1 (YGR187C); ancestral locus Anc_5.194), whose translation MATQLEELVSFLHSPQPAVRQIALDNLVGFSTGPTSTLFKYDNLTPVKDLKQLAQENSRILVQQSVTILANLCDDPQMRRAISEDTNFVKYLASKICDQENTSADIMCILLSNLAKDDSITKIFDMVRETTPEKREKEKGIFASDKIMDCLMDCFVKGNDRKLNKFANYDYLAYFFADIARFLKGRSYFIEQQEYDGVVPLSKLLVFTEKYDSKTRREGVASTIKNSLFDSETHDRLLKDENINLLPYILLPITSAKDSEIDEEDMFNLPDELQLLPEAKRRDPVPSIICVHLESILLLCTTHAAREYLRSKSVYPLVRELHKNVEDENIADLCYRVVNMLMRGEPEAEAVEELPSKKFGRW comes from the coding sequence ATGGCTACCCAGTTAGAAGAGTTGGTCAGTTTTTTACATTCTCCACAGCCGGCTGTCAGGCAAATCGCTTTAGATAATTTGGTCGGTTTCAGCACTGGGCCTACCTCAACGTTATTCAAATATGATAATCTTACTCCAGTTAAAGACTTGAAACAACTGGCGCAGGAAAACTCGAGGATTCTGGTTCAGCAGTCAGTAACAATTCTGGCAAATTTGTGTGATGATCCACAGATGAGAAGGGCGATCAGTGAAGATACCAATTTTGTCAAATACCTGGCGTCTAAAATTTGtgatcaagaaaatacatCCGCAGATATCATGTGTATCTTGCTGAGTAATTTGGCGAAAGATGATTCCATAACTAAAATCTTTGATATGGTTAGAGAGACGACCCCCGAGAAACGAGAAAAGGAGAAAGGGATCTTTGCCAGCGATAAAATTATGGACTGTTTGATGGATTGTTTTGTAAAGGGTAACGACAGaaagttgaacaaatttgCAAACTACGACTACTTGGCGTACTTCTTTGCAGACATTGCGAGATTTCTAAAGGGTAGGTCCTACTTCATTGAACAGCAGGAATACGATGGAGTTGTGCCATTGTCGAAGCTGTTAGTATTCACAGAAAAATATGACTCTAAGACCAGAAGAGAGGGTGTTGCCTCGACCATAAAGAACTCCCTATTTGACTCTGAGACGCACGACAGACTGTTGAAGgatgaaaatatcaacCTACTGCCTTACATCCTACTACCAATAACATCCGCAAAGGACTCGgaaattgatgaagaagacaTGTTCAACCTCCCAGACGAATTGCAACTACTACCAGAAGCTAAGAGGCGGGATCCCGTTCCATCCATTATTTGCGTCCATTTGGAAAGTATATTGTTGCTGTGTACAACTCATGCTGCAAGAGAATACCTGAGAAGTAAATCGGTGTACCCACTGGTCAGAGAACTTCATAAAAAcgttgaagatgaaaaCATTGCTGATTTATGTTATAGAGTGGTAAATATGTTGATGAGAGGGGAACCAGAAGCTGAGGCAGTAGAGGAGTTACcatcaaaaaaatttggaagatggtGA
- the TFG1 gene encoding transcription factor IIF subunit TFG1 (similar to Saccharomyces cerevisiae TFG1 (YGR186W); ancestral locus Anc_5.193) — MAVPRRGGNAGDGGTGGPVSPFIRRDKYRRNFLRARQSGKGTPISVKKEDPDAIHARESRLLGVEIANGSNGSGASVKREGEVEEYNEFPLRAISREKLENMRTHLLKFQSKKKIDFETSFHEPIRLHRKDTRNLQFQLTRAEIVQRQKEIAEYKRQQEDEKKNGGINTQPSTYPGKLAQAPTLGSTSTPAGSLTPGVVPKATTPAEPNGTPGSSTAVPNVPNGVSGPVPNEDGSVPIVTQLEEAGISEHPEKVGMVKYDGKEEAEAEFAPGTTDPFADVAPDGGGRARRINPKRKTRQLKVLDENAKKLRFEEFYPWVMEDYDGYNTWVGSYEAGNSDSYVMLSVEDDGSFTMIPADKVYKFTARNKYATLTIDEAEKRMDKKAGEVPRWLMKHLDNIGTTTTRYDRTKRRLKAVSDQHGAEGEEEHGDNSEVELDYDEEFADDEEAPIIDGNEQENKESEERIKKEMLQANAMGLRDEDQGSGNEEDDLFTEKKIDVEGERIKKALQKTELAALYSSDDDEINPYLSESDLEKEESSKGEEEKKDKDKADSPKKGRSPQIKRERSPSVKSVPPIKVKSINDCFVILKSEKSVLQNFPQGEWNPTTKRVREVSEIHTDSNSPAPIVKQEEPEAKKVKVENGNEITPLISEQDIIDAIGDGKVNVKDFGKTIRKRFPGSENKKLMFAIVKKLCRKVDNEHMELKK; from the coding sequence ATGGCTGTTCCGAGACGTGGTGGTAATGCTGGAGACGGCGGAACCGGTGGCCCCGTTTCTCCCTTCATCAGGAGAGACAAGTACAGGCGGAATTTTTTGAGGGCTCGACAATCCGGGAAGGGTACTCCTATCTCTGTTAAGAAGGAAGATCCTGATGCTATACATGCGAGGGAGAGTAGACTGCTAGGTGTTGAAATTGCCAATGGGTCCAATGGTTCTGGGGCTTCTGTGAAGCGGGAAGGTGAAGTGGAAGAGTACAACGAATTTCCGTTGAGAGCCATTTCTAGagaaaagttggaaaatATGAGGACGcatcttttgaaattccaaagtaagaagaaaatcgattttgaaacttcATTCCACGAACCTATTAGATTGCACAGGAAGGATACAAGAAATCTGCAGTTTCAACTGACTAGGGCAGAAATTGTCCAAAGACAAAAGGAAATAGCCGAGTACAAGAGACAACAGGAGgatgagaagaaaaacgGTGGCATAAATACCCAACCTTCAACTTATCCTGGGAAACTAGCTCAGGCTCCTACTCTGGGATCGACCTCCACTCCAGCAGGCTCTCTGACGCCCGGTGTTGTTCCAAAGGCAACCACCCCAGCTGAGCCCAATGGTACCCCGGGTAGTTCAACTGCTGTACCAAATGTGCCGAATGGCGTAAGTGGTCCAGTGCCTAACGAAGACGGCTCTGTTCCAATAGTCACACAGTTGGAGGAGGCCGGTATCTCGGAGCACCCAGAGAAAGTCGGTATGGTAAAGTACGATGGGAAGGAGGAAGCGGAAGCTGAATTTGCACCAGGTACCACAGATCCCTTTGCAGACGTTGCCCCAGACGGTGGTGGACGTGCCAGAAGAATCAAtccaaagaggaaaactCGTCagttgaaagtgttggACGAGAACGCCAAAAAGTTACGGTTTGAGGAATTTTACCCATGGGTCATGGAAGATTACGACGGGTACAACACTTGGGTTGGTTCATACGAAGCAGGTAACTCCGACTCTTATGTAATGCTGTCTGTGGAAGATGACGGTAGTTTCACGATGATACCCGCTGATAAAGTCTATAAATTTACTGCGAGAAACAAGTATGCCACGCTGACGATTGACGAAGCTGAAAAAAGAATGGATAAAAAAGCTGGGGAAGTTCCTCGTTGGTTAATGAAGCATTTGGACAACATCGGTACCACCACGACAAGATATGACAGAACTAAGAGAAGATTGAAGGCTGTATCTGACCAACACGGTGCTGAAGGGGAGGAAGAGCACGGCGATAACTCAGAAGTAGAACTGGATTACGATGAAGAATTTGctgatgacgaagaagcACCTATTATTGACGGTAacgaacaagaaaataaagagTCTGAGGAAAGAATTAAGAAGGAGATGTTGCAAGCTAATGCAATGGGCTTGCGTGATGAGGATCAAGGCTCAGGgaacgaggaggatgaTTTGTTTACcgaaaaaaagattgaTGTGGAAGGTGAAAGAATTAAGAAAGCACTACAGAAAACTGAGTTAGCAGCTCTGTACTCTTCAGACGACGATGAAATAAATCCGTACCTATCAGAATCCGATcttgaaaaggaggaatCGAGCAAAGGcgaagaggagaagaaagacaAGGACAAAGCAGATTCTCCCAAGAAAGGGAGGTCTCCACAGATCAAAAGGGAAAGATCCCCATCTGTTAAGTCGGTTCCTCCAATAAAGGTGAAAAGCATAAACGATTGTTTTGTGATATTAAAGAGTGAGAAAAGCGTATTACAAAACTTCCCTCAAGGCGAGTGGAATCCAACGACAAAGCGCGTGAGGGAAGTCTCCGAAATTCACACGGATTCGAACTCTCCAGCACCAATTGTTAAACAGGAAGAACCGGAAGCCAAGAAAGTAAAGGTGGAAAATGGCAACGAAATCACGCCTCTGATCAGCGAACAGGACATTATAGATGCTATTGGTGATGGTAAAGTCAACGTCAAAGATTTCGGGAAGACTATTAGAAAGAGGTTTCCCGGTTCTGAGAACAAAAAGCTAATGTTCGCAATCGTTAAGAAACTGTGCCGTAAAGTCGATAATGAGCACATGGAACTGAAAAAGTAG
- the EMC6 gene encoding Emc6p (similar to Saccharomyces cerevisiae YLL014W; ancestral locus Anc_5.195) — MENVDPSASTGNDLNSKFTDPLKSGVNIALNKQTYVTYLDKICLVNGVAAGVLQLESLRGFLQFFVVYFACALIYVLIICKRQPSRFYEGVVNDLIFANVTRELMGFVMAWTFSYALIN, encoded by the coding sequence ATGGAGAATGTGGACCCTAGTGCAAGCACTGGCAATGACCTTAACAGCAAGTTTACGGATCCGTTGAAATCGGGTGTCAACATTGCGCTAAACAAGCAAACATACGTTACATATTTGGATAAGATATGTCTGGTAAATGGCGTCGCAGCAGGCGTGCTACAATTGGAGTCACTTCGTGGGTTTTTGcagttttttgttgtatACTTTGCGTGTGCTCTGATCTACGTTCTTATAATTTGCAAGAGGCAACCCAGCAGGTTTTACGAGGGTGTAGTGAACGATTTAATATTTGCCAATGTGACTAGGGAATTAATGGGGTTTGTAATGGCGTGGACGTTCAGTTATGCTCTAATAAATTGA
- the QCR9 gene encoding ubiquinol--cytochrome-c reductase subunit 9 (similar to Saccharomyces cerevisiae QCR9 (YGR183C); ancestral locus Anc_5.189): MSFSSIYKVFFRRNAVFVGTVFASAFVFQAYFDSSITKWWESHNKGKLWDDVRLKLENGGDGDDDE, from the exons ATG TCATTTTCATCGATTTATAAAGTATTCTTCAGGAGGAACGCGGTGTTTGTGGGGACCGTTTTTGCATCTGCGTTTGTGTTTCAAGCGTACTTCGACTCCAGTATAACGAAATGGTGGGAGTCTCACAATAAAGGTAAGTTGTGGGACGATGTCAGGttgaaattggaaaacGGTGGAGAcggcgatgacgacgagtgA